Proteins from one Podarcis raffonei isolate rPodRaf1 chromosome 1, rPodRaf1.pri, whole genome shotgun sequence genomic window:
- the TMEM41B gene encoding transmembrane protein 41B: MAQPGTSQRGSGRTSEKEEAAAAAKEAEAALERHQELLAGKAHKEGGSARMSLLILLSIFLIAASVMFLVYKNFPQLSEEERECIKVPRDMDDAKALGKVLSKYKDNFYVQVLVAYFATYVFLQTFAIPGSIFLSILSGFLYPFPLALFLVCLCSGLGASFCYMLSYLVGRPVVYRYLTEKAVKWSQQVERHREHLINYIIFLRITPFLPNWFINITSPVINVPLKVFFIGTFLGVAPPSFVAIKAGTTLYQLTTAGEAVSWNSVFILMILAILSILPAIFQKKLKQKFE, translated from the exons ATGGCGCAGCCGGGCACGAGCCAGCGAGGGTCCGGGAGGACGTCGGAGAaggaagaggcggcggcggcagcgaagGAGGCGGAGGCTGCCTTGGAAAGGCATCAGGAGCTGCTTGCAG GAAAGGCCCATAAAGAAGGTGGATCTGCACGAATGTCCCTTCTCATATTATTGTCCATCTTCTTAATAGCTGCATCTGTTATGTTTCTGGTATATAAAAACTTTCCACAACTGAGTGA agaggagagagaatgtATAAAGGTTCCCAGAGACATGGATGATGCTAAAGCCTTAGGAAAAGTTCTCTCTAAATACAAGGACAACTTCTATGTACAAGTCTTAGTGGCCTATTTTGCTACTTACGTTTT TTTGCAAACCTTTGCTATTCCTGGATCAATATTTCTGAGTATACTTTCAGGATTTCTCTACCCTTTCCCCCTAGCTCTATTTCTTGTTTGTTTG TGCTCTGGACTTGGGGCCTCTTTCTGTTATATGCTGTCCTATTTAGTTGGAAGACCTGTTGTTTATAGATATTTAACAGAGAAAGCCGTGAAATGGTCACAGCAG GTTGAACGACACAGAGAACACCTCATTAACTACATAATATTTTTGAGAATAACTCCTTTCCTTCCTAATTGGTTTATCAATATAACATCTCCTGTAATAAATGTACCATTGAAAGTATTTTTTATTGGTACTTTTCTAG GTGTTGCGCCACCATCTTTTGTAGCAATTAAAGCTGGAACAACGCTCTACCAGCTTACAACAGCAGGTGAAGCAGTCTCCTGGAACTCTGTTTTCATTCTCATGATTCTAGCTATTCTCTCCATTCTGCCAGCTATTTTTCAGAAGAAACTTAAACAAAAGTTTGAATGA